The following proteins are encoded in a genomic region of bacterium:
- a CDS encoding Hsp20/alpha crystallin family protein → MVRDLMRWDPFREIASLREEVDRLFDTFFGRQAEKMIREREAFWVPAVDIEETENEFIVKAELPGLKKDEVKLSITEDTLTISGERKMEKEEKGKTYHRIEMNYGKFERTVRFPTEVVPDKAKASYKDGILTITVPKSEKAKSKEIEIEIE, encoded by the coding sequence ATGGTAAGAGATCTCATGAGATGGGATCCTTTTAGAGAAATTGCTTCCTTAAGGGAGGAAGTTGATAGACTTTTTGACACCTTCTTCGGTAGACAGGCGGAAAAAATGATCCGTGAAAGAGAGGCTTTCTGGGTTCCAGCAGTGGATATTGAGGAGACCGAAAATGAATTCATTGTGAAAGCTGAACTTCCCGGTCTCAAAAAAGATGAAGTGAAGCTCTCCATCACCGAGGACACCCTGACCATTAGCGGTGAGAGGAAGATGGAGAAGGAGGAGAAGGGAAAAACCTACCACCGCATTGAGATGAACTACGGTAAGTTTGAGAGGACGGTGAGGTTCCCAACAGAGGTTGTTCCTGATAAGGCGAAGGCCTCCTACAAAGACGGTATCCTCACCATTACCGTTCCAAAGAGCGAAAAAGCTAAGAGTAAAGAGATAGAAATAGAAATTGAATAA
- a CDS encoding V-type ATP synthase subunit D has product MPLISASPTRMELLRLKRRIAIARKGHKLLKDKQDELVRILFEFLEGLKELRKKVEEELSESVKRFVLARAFMEPEEVEELFLVPSVSSGVEIGEKKIMTVVVPTFKAHIEGSFLSYGFAGTSPELDVSLESLMKTYKDLIELAEKEKNLELLAIEVEKTRRRVNALEYILIPELEATIKFISMKLSEMERSDITRLMKIKDIVRAH; this is encoded by the coding sequence ATGCCACTTATTAGTGCCAGTCCGACACGGATGGAACTCTTAAGGCTCAAAAGGCGCATTGCTATTGCGCGCAAAGGTCACAAACTCCTCAAAGATAAACAGGATGAACTGGTCAGGATTCTCTTTGAGTTCCTTGAGGGACTTAAGGAATTGAGAAAGAAAGTAGAGGAAGAATTGTCCGAATCGGTAAAAAGATTTGTCCTTGCAAGGGCTTTTATGGAGCCAGAAGAGGTAGAAGAGCTTTTCCTTGTACCCTCCGTTTCTTCAGGTGTTGAGATAGGTGAAAAGAAAATAATGACCGTTGTTGTCCCTACTTTTAAGGCACATATTGAAGGTAGTTTTTTGAGTTACGGCTTTGCAGGAACTTCTCCGGAGCTCGATGTGTCTCTTGAATCTCTCATGAAAACGTACAAGGATCTGATTGAACTTGCCGAAAAGGAGAAAAATCTTGAGCTTTTAGCTATTGAAGTAGAAAAGACAAGAAGAAGGGTAAATGCACTGGAGTACATACTTATTCCCGAGCTTGAGGCAACGATTAAGTTCATTTCCATGAAACTTTCCGAAATGGAAAGG
- a CDS encoding PAS domain S-box protein, whose amino-acid sequence MFKHSDLTSAISILQNPRPESFFNFLQNTCRNLNFDSAVIYWETGTPEELHYFAGIYKGKPLKELPVRFPVLDLRHLGKYLFKDSQNKILEIEREQIPDEQCKQFLQTHNIKKIFLAPILTPNLNYSLLIFGSESKRSLEPEEIESLRTYVSMFAILLDIYQTKWVYNVVKNNIREHIIIQDLNHRILEANRAASLSLGIENPSELKGKLCYQLWHQRNTPCPFCPLEKTRATLKPEENEVRTPDGRWYFIRSNPIFNEAGELTGFVELTLEITEKKKAEQEAERFQKIVKNLFDQTLVGVVISDYDGNILEANDKRARMLGYEKEELLKMKWTDYTHPDDVGKLLEKLRALKVGQIKNFTEDVRCIKKDGKTIWQRLFVTPLKIDDESLLITTVMDITDDISLREELQKLLAERTLILNTIPQKIYKVTKNGDAIPITSTSEKGIKLGNLIGKTPEEAKELIQTVLSKGEPSKIIHLRKQETGKKYLSTTFLKLDNDTILSVENDVTEIKMQQIEALKQRNRLITLTEGIIKTLSYIVELKEPYTAGHQSRVAEIAYIVGKEMGLEEERLRAIRYAGLLHDIGKIIIPIEVLNKPSKLTESEFNLIKQHPTFSYEILKNIEFEGPVAEIAFQHHERINGSGYPRGLKDDEILLEARIIACADVYEAMTSHRPYRPALSPEEALKELKEKAGILYDPEVVRIMEKLYLEGKLPKSSS is encoded by the coding sequence ATGTTTAAACATAGTGATTTAACTTCAGCAATTTCTATCCTTCAGAATCCAAGGCCAGAAAGTTTTTTCAATTTTCTTCAAAACACTTGTAGAAATCTTAATTTTGATTCAGCTGTTATATACTGGGAGACGGGAACTCCTGAAGAACTTCACTATTTCGCCGGTATTTACAAAGGAAAACCCCTAAAAGAACTCCCCGTAAGGTTTCCTGTTCTGGATTTACGCCACTTGGGAAAATATCTCTTTAAAGACTCTCAGAACAAAATTCTTGAAATTGAACGGGAGCAAATTCCTGATGAACAGTGCAAGCAATTTCTCCAAACTCACAACATTAAAAAAATCTTTCTTGCTCCTATACTTACACCAAATTTAAATTACTCCTTACTTATCTTCGGGTCCGAGTCGAAAAGATCTTTGGAGCCTGAAGAAATAGAATCTCTAAGGACCTATGTGTCGATGTTTGCAATTCTCTTAGACATATACCAAACTAAGTGGGTTTACAATGTAGTGAAAAACAACATTAGAGAACACATAATAATACAGGACCTCAATCACAGGATATTAGAAGCCAACAGAGCGGCGTCTCTCTCCTTAGGCATTGAAAATCCCAGCGAATTAAAAGGAAAACTCTGCTATCAGCTTTGGCATCAGAGAAATACCCCTTGTCCCTTCTGCCCCCTTGAGAAAACAAGAGCAACGCTGAAACCAGAAGAAAATGAGGTTAGGACTCCAGACGGTCGGTGGTATTTTATTAGGTCTAATCCCATTTTCAATGAAGCAGGCGAACTTACAGGTTTTGTCGAGCTAACTCTTGAAATTACGGAAAAGAAAAAGGCTGAGCAGGAAGCAGAGCGTTTCCAGAAAATAGTAAAGAACCTTTTTGATCAGACTCTTGTGGGAGTCGTCATTTCGGACTACGATGGTAATATTCTCGAAGCCAACGATAAAAGGGCAAGGATGCTCGGATACGAAAAAGAAGAACTCTTAAAAATGAAATGGACAGACTACACCCATCCAGATGATGTCGGGAAACTTCTGGAAAAACTTCGTGCTCTTAAGGTTGGGCAAATTAAAAACTTCACTGAAGATGTAAGATGCATCAAAAAAGATGGAAAAACCATCTGGCAGAGACTTTTCGTAACGCCTCTTAAAATTGACGACGAAAGCTTGCTGATCACCACCGTAATGGATATCACAGACGACATCTCACTAAGAGAAGAACTCCAAAAGTTGCTTGCCGAAAGAACCCTTATTTTGAATACAATTCCACAAAAGATTTACAAAGTTACTAAAAACGGGGACGCAATTCCGATTACTTCCACGTCGGAAAAGGGAATAAAATTAGGCAATCTTATAGGGAAAACTCCTGAGGAGGCAAAAGAATTAATACAGACCGTTCTCTCCAAGGGGGAACCATCAAAAATTATTCATCTCAGAAAACAAGAAACAGGAAAGAAATATCTATCAACCACCTTTTTAAAACTCGACAATGACACGATACTCTCCGTTGAAAATGACGTAACGGAAATAAAGATGCAGCAAATTGAAGCACTAAAACAGAGGAACAGACTGATAACACTCACAGAAGGTATTATAAAAACTCTGTCTTATATAGTGGAACTTAAAGAGCCTTATACTGCAGGCCATCAGTCGAGGGTCGCCGAAATTGCCTACATAGTCGGGAAAGAAATGGGACTTGAAGAGGAGAGACTAAGAGCAATAAGATACGCAGGGCTTTTACACGATATTGGCAAAATTATCATCCCCATAGAGGTTCTCAATAAACCCTCAAAATTAACGGAATCAGAGTTTAATCTTATAAAGCAACATCCAACTTTCAGTTACGAAATTCTTAAAAACATTGAATTTGAAGGTCCCGTAGCCGAAATTGCTTTCCAACATCATGAAAGAATCAATGGAAGTGGCTATCCACGAGGGCTCAAAGATGATGAAATACTGTTGGAAGCAAGGATTATAGCCTGTGCTGACGTTTATGAGGCTATGACCTCCCACAGACCTTACAGACCTGCCCTCTCTCCCGAAGAGGCACTGAAAGAGCTTAAAGAAAAGGCAGGTATCCTTTACGACCCGGAAGTTGTTAGAATAATGGAAAAACTTTACTTGGAAGGTAAGTTGCCAAAATCAAGCTCATAG